The nucleotide window AGGCAAGAAGAAGACAAATAAGCATGGATTATTTCAAAACAACAGTTGAGAGGGAGAAAGCAAAATTTTAACAAGGGGTCACAACTATGCAGTGCAGTTCAATTtcatgtttaataaaatttcttcACCAAAAATCTGAAGAGAAATATAAGAGAACGGCTGAAGAAGAATGGCTCCAATCTTGTAAAACTGTGTGGGTGGGGGAGGAGGAGGTTGGGGGGGGGAATTAAATGGTAACCTTCATTGGCATTTGCAGATTTTAGCAAAACCACGAGGCATTGACTAAAGGATCTCACTAGCATATAGCCAACCAACAACGTTAAGGCCCTTTCTCAATGAACGAAACATCAGATTGGTCGGTTCCCACTGAAGAACAAGAACCCCAAAACTATATACATGAGTTTGTTCTACCGCTTGAGAGACGTGTCAAAAATGTGGTAAAACAGAATCTTTTGTATGATTACATTAAGCAACTTCCCTTGGAAAACAAGGTGCAAGTGTATATCGATTAGGCATCCCTTAAACGCCAATTCCTAGTACATAGTTAATGCATAGAATCACTCGGccaaaaatctattttttatataatataaaacctAAGAACAGATATTGTCAAAACCGGATGcatcaagcttcttcttcttcttcgctgcTCTCTAACAAAACAACATCCTTCTGTGTCTTAGCTCTCTTACTTGATCTTCTTTTACATGTCTCGTCTTTTGTTGCATCTTCAACATGTTGTTCAGAGACCGCATCATGTCTCATCACTTTTAGAATCTTGTCTCCGTACTTGTCTGTTTTCAGTTTTCCTATAATACTCTCCAACTGCAAAAATCCAACCCATAAAGCCAGCTTTAACAGAGAGGATTACATATACAAAGACCAAAGAAAATCCGGGTTAATATTAAAAACGATAACTCCACCTCTTGTAATGaatctggtttttgggaacttATCAAGCCAATCTGCTGTGTTGACAGGACCGTATGAGGGAGCATGCTTCCATGAGCTGCAGATATCTCTTTCCTTAGCTCGTCAAGCTTGGATTCTAATCCAGAAAGTGAACTACTTCTTTTCGATTTCTTGTTCATTTGTCTGCTTGAGGTTTCCGTTTTAATCGTCTTTCTTCCTGTTCCAGATTCACATTGTAGGACACGTTTTGTTTAAAGAGTTTTATCTATGAGAGTAGAGCAACCAAGTAATGaccaaaacattaaatatattcATCACAAAGCATTTTTCAGATCCTGAAGCCTATATAGTGTTCATCTGAGCGTGAAAAGAAACAAGGCAATTCATTACAACTCCTTACCTTGCAACAATTGGTTTGCCAACGGTCCCATTGTTACATAAGCGTTTGTCGAGTATGGTGTGTGCTGGAATTCTTCTTTCTGCACAAACACAGAACAAACTCAGATACTGCCTGAAGGAAATATCTGACAGACACAGTACTAAAAACACGGACAATGATCTTACCAATACCGAGTCAACAATCAGTTTAATCACGAGATGTTCTATCTCTTCTCTCTTTAGCTCAGCACCTAGCCGATCAACaacaatagaaaaaaaatcatagagCGAGAGATCCAGGCACTAAAATTGTTTGCCATTCCAAGGGATGAATGAAATGAAACTAACTTAGATCCTTGTGCTTAGTTCTCAGTTTGTCACCCAGCTGCAACATTGTCACTCTTTGATCCTTAGCTTGCATTTCTTGCACCATTGAAACCACGAGCTTAGCAAGGTCTGCAGAAGTCGTTGAAACCAAAAACTCATCATGATATTATTCACATATTGGCAGATAGTTTCTGAGAAATTGGTAGAGAAAAACTTTTGGcagcaaaaaataaaagtttcatGCGAATGTAAGTGGGACATACCCGATACATCAACCTCCTTGACCTCACTTGACAAGGCACAGTTGTCGCACATTCCTAACAGAATGCAGAAGATAACGATCATCACATCAGAAAATCTAGAATCAATGGACGTAGAGTACCAATTCTATCAATAGTAGACACAGAGCTATAAACAAGAGTACCGTTGCAATCTTGTGATGGCTCTCCAAAATGACGGAAAAAAGCACTTCGACGACATTTTGTTTTCGACTGCAACAAGAGAATTCAGAAACTATAGTTCATAAGATATCATACAGTTCAGCAAAATTTCAAGAACATGACATTCTTGAAGCTAGACAAGACTACATGAAACTGCGTACCTGACAGTATCGTACTATATCATAGAGATTCTGCAGACCAGAATACTCGTAGAAGACCATCGAACTCTATCGTACAAGAAAGAAAAGCATCAATGGAATTTCAGAAATGTTTTTAGCACAAAAAAGCAGGTTACAGTAAAACTGATGCTTACCTGCCTGGGAACATCACCCGAACGGAAAAAGAGGACGCACTCAGATGGGAGGCCATCACGACCAGCACGACCACTCTCCTGCAGTATGATGTAATGGTGAAAAGAAGCAGCCTTATAACCACATCGAGTTTTTAGTGGACAAGTGATTAGAACCTGATAGTAAGTCTCCATTGATTTGCTCAAACTGTGGTGGATAACAAACCTGACTACAAAAATACCCCATGTATCAGTTGGGAAAGGAAGTAAAATCGGTGATCCATAAAATGCAAAAGGACAGCGATCTTTAGTAAGAACAATACTAACCATCAGGCTTGTTGATTCCCATGCCGAAGGCAACCTGCAAAGCAATAACAAGAGTTAATAAGTGTACATCATTGTGCCACAAAACAATGGAATGATAAGAGGAGGAATACACATACTGTTCCAACAATGACCTGCAACTTGTTCTTACTCCATCTGTGAAAATGAAACAGCAACAAGAATCAGGCAATGCTGCAAATTTGCACATCAAGCGCAGAGTCATGCTGCACCAGATCTGGACCTTACCGCATATGAACTTTTTCTCGCAAATTTACATCCATTTCTGCGTGGTAATAATCAGCAGAGATCCCTCTTTCTCGTAGTTCTCCTGCAATCTATCACCTTTGATTGTAAGAGAAAGTATGAAGAAGCTTTTCTTCTCCCATCCAAGGTTCAATagaacaatataaaaaaaaggatGCAGAAGAAGACTATGTGTGAAGTTCAGTTACAAACCTGTTCACACTCCTTCCGAGAGAAACAATACACTATCCCAGATTCATTGTTAGAATATGATTCCCGTATGAACTCTGCGATCTCATCAACCACAGCTTTACCAACCAGCGACTTTTCTCTCACCTGCAAGACAATTTATTGCTCATGTTAAGGCCTATAAACTATCCACAGCATGAGAAAAcgaatattttaataaatttaattacaaaaatagtacCGAGTAAAAGAGATTTGGCCTGTTAACACTGCTAACAAATTTGACGCATTTAGGAATATGCAGCATCTCTATCAGATCATTTTGAACCTTCTGTGTAGCAGTTGCCTGCATTAGAGACATACATAATTTGGAAAATGAAATATATGAAAGGCTCCAAGTCTAACAGAGAGATCAACTTAGAATAAAACCGTTCATTCTGATTAGCATAGTAAGATGGAGACTGATTTAAACTCTCAGGAATGTAACTGGGCTGGAGAAAGGATGCAGcaaatgaaaagaagaaaaaaagaacgtACGGTTAAAGCCACCATGGGAACTTTGGGAAACTGAGTTTTAAGAATGCTCAAGTTCTTGTAATCAGGGCGAAAATCGTGACCCCACTGACTACAACAATGAGCCTCCtgcaaagcaaaaaaaaaaaaaataacattcaaaTATTGGTTACGATGTAAGAAATTAAAAAGCAGGAAGGACTTACATCGATTGAAATA belongs to Raphanus sativus cultivar WK10039 unplaced genomic scaffold, ASM80110v3 Scaffold0460, whole genome shotgun sequence and includes:
- the LOC130502234 gene encoding ATP-dependent DNA helicase Q-like 2, whose product is MESEAIQDELQSLELEINDVQGQISALIEHQDRLYERKSELKTLLKAVTAGTPVASSCPAVENWSEPFEWDSRADDIRFNMFGISKYRANQREIINAVMAGRDVLVIMAAGGGKSLCYQLPAILRGGTTLVVSPLLSLIQDQVMGLAALGISAYMLTSTSGKENEKFVYKALEKGEDDLKILYVTPEKVSKSKRFMSKLEKCHNAGRLSLISIDEAHCCSQWGHDFRPDYKNLSILKTQFPKVPMVALTATATQKVQNDLIEMLHIPKCVKFVSSVNRPNLFYSVREKSLVGKAVVDEIAEFIRESYSNNESGIVYCFSRKECEQIAGELRERGISADYYHAEMDVNLREKVHMRWSKNKLQVIVGTVAFGMGINKPDVRFVIHHSLSKSMETYYQESGRAGRDGLPSECVLFFRSGDVPRQSSMVFYEYSGLQNLYDIVRYCQSKTKCRRSAFFRHFGEPSQDCNGMCDNCALSSEVKEVDVSDLAKLVVSMVQEMQAKDQRVTMLQLGDKLRTKHKDLSAELKREEIEHLVIKLIVDSVLKEEFQHTPYSTNAYVTMGPLANQLLQGRKTIKTETSSRQMNKKSKRSSSLSGLESKLDELRKEISAAHGSMLPHTVLSTQQIGLISSQKPDSLQELESIIGKLKTDKYGDKILKVMRHDAVSEQHVEDATKDETCKRRSSKRAKTQKDVVLLESSEEEEEA